In Zingiber officinale cultivar Zhangliang chromosome 11B, Zo_v1.1, whole genome shotgun sequence, a single window of DNA contains:
- the LOC122033458 gene encoding paired amphipathic helix protein Sin3-like 5, producing the protein MKLGFTRESSLVLYFNSLVSRWKPVTFEESLCFVKKVKARDYRIYIALFEILSQKDQMPSETYHDLLLLFENHDDLLKELMRFKPHDFERRISHHNSSGMSLFLVPLFILSLILMFEQPLRCFIQQTLGT; encoded by the exons ATGAAGCTTGGATTTACAAGAGAATCAAGTTTGGTATTGTATTTCAACTCATTAGTGTCAAGATGGAAACCTGTCACATTTGAAGAATCTCTCTGCTTCGTGAAGAAAGTAAAG GCTCGTGATTATCGCATATATATTGCATTGTTTGAAATTCTCAGCCAGAAGGACCAGATGCCTTCAGAAACCTACCATGAT CTATTGTTGCTCTTTGAGAATCATGATGATCTTCTGAAGGAATTGATGCGATTCAAACCTCATGATTTCGAACGGAGGATCAGCCACCACAATTCATCAGGAATGTCTCTTTTTCTTGTGCCATTGTTTATCTTGAGTTTGATTCTGATGTTTGAGCAACCTTTGAGATGTTTTATTCAACAAACTTTGGGAACTTAA